From a single Paenibacillus sp. FSL R5-0345 genomic region:
- a CDS encoding DNA polymerase III subunit alpha — MSPFVHLHVHSEYSLLDGAARITDLVRRAGEYGMKSLALTDHGVMYGAIPFYKACKENGIKPIIGCEAYLTAGSRRERGSRKDQPIYHLILLVKNETGYKNLMKLISIGHLEGHHYKPRIDMEVLAAHSEGIICLSACLGGEVPQHLLHGRDDEARKAALRYKEIFGEDFYLELQDHGISEQKRVNPKLIALAKACDIPLVATNDVHYLAKEDAEVQDVLICIGTGKTVDDEERLKIGTDQLFLKSSEQMAALFPHVPDAISNTLLIAEKCNLELTFGQHILPAYSPIPEGMDSAAYLRELCFRGLEERYIDTPLWVSPEQRETAEKRLAYELGVIESMGFSDYFLIVWDFIAYCHRQGIATGPGRGSSAGSLTAYSLRITDVDPLKYNLLFERFLNPERITMPDIDIDFSDERRDEVIAYVVEKYGKEHVAQIITFGTMAARAAVRDVGRVLNLPYNEVDKAAKLIPGQLGISLARALETTPDLKALYDSNPKIKGLLDMAMKVEGMPRHASTHAAGVVISKGPLTDAVPLQEGNESTALTQYSMEHLESVGLLKMDFLGLRTLSIIERCMNSIKEMSGSVPNFKTIPDHDPLTYEMLGAGETTGVFQLESAGVRRVLKDLKPNGFEDIVSVLALYRPGPMEFIPKYIAGKHGQIEVEYPHSDLKSILADTYGIIVYQEQIMQIASLMAGFSLGEADLLRRAVSKKKRETLDKERSHFVQGSLQQGYNEADANAVYDMIVRFADYGFPRAHAAAYGVLAFQTAYLKAHYPVQFMASMLTAVMGTHRKVAEYVLDCRRTGIGVLPPDVNESGVLFTPVPGEETGTGHIRFGLAAIKNVGTLAVENIMSVRKERPFDSLLDFCRRVDLRVCNKRVVESLLQAGAFDCLPGHRAQLLAMLDETVDAALKWRKERDELQIQLFDDLVETPNWEIRYPDIPKFTVGQQLEMERELLGLYLSGHPLDDSAELLEEPGIQRLMDLGEAADESQTVTAGMVVSVKEITTKQGKSMAFIEWEDQIERCEVVLFPEVWKRSRSLIAKGALLALRAKVQQEDEGFKLLAEEVALLSAETLRGLLQRRSAAASRSYSAGRSASAGAPPRGGAPASRASGAATGPAGRPAGGAAAPATPAPAAAQAPVSGQRVFIKITPAAENAAQLSRLKELLQNHPGPVATILFYERDQKLLALSDNYRIKPTQELFAAIESMLGAGTVRIK, encoded by the coding sequence ATGAGCCCTTTCGTGCATTTGCATGTGCACAGCGAATACAGTTTACTGGACGGGGCGGCGCGCATTACCGATCTCGTGCGCCGGGCCGGCGAATACGGCATGAAGTCGCTGGCGCTTACGGATCATGGAGTGATGTATGGGGCGATCCCCTTTTATAAAGCGTGTAAAGAGAATGGAATCAAGCCGATTATCGGCTGTGAAGCTTATTTAACCGCAGGCTCTCGCCGAGAGCGGGGCAGTCGCAAAGATCAACCGATTTATCACCTGATTCTGCTCGTCAAGAATGAAACCGGCTACAAGAATCTGATGAAGCTGATCTCTATCGGCCATCTGGAAGGCCATCACTATAAACCTCGTATTGATATGGAGGTTCTGGCCGCTCATTCGGAGGGGATCATATGCCTTAGTGCATGTCTAGGCGGCGAAGTGCCGCAGCATCTGTTGCATGGAAGAGATGATGAAGCGCGAAAGGCTGCGCTGCGATATAAGGAGATTTTTGGCGAAGACTTCTACCTGGAGCTTCAAGATCACGGAATTTCCGAGCAAAAGCGAGTAAATCCGAAGCTGATCGCACTTGCCAAGGCCTGTGATATCCCACTCGTAGCTACGAATGACGTTCATTATTTAGCTAAGGAAGATGCAGAGGTACAGGATGTTCTGATCTGTATTGGAACAGGTAAAACTGTGGATGATGAGGAACGGCTCAAGATCGGAACAGATCAGTTATTTTTAAAAAGCAGTGAACAGATGGCGGCGTTATTCCCGCATGTGCCTGATGCTATTAGTAACACGCTACTGATCGCAGAAAAATGTAATCTGGAGCTTACCTTCGGTCAACATATTCTGCCTGCTTATTCACCGATTCCGGAAGGTATGGACTCTGCTGCATATTTGCGTGAGTTATGCTTTAGGGGGCTTGAAGAACGATATATTGACACACCACTATGGGTATCGCCTGAGCAAAGAGAGACTGCTGAGAAGCGTCTTGCCTATGAGCTTGGTGTCATCGAGAGTATGGGATTTAGCGATTATTTTCTAATTGTGTGGGATTTTATCGCTTATTGTCATCGTCAGGGGATTGCTACAGGACCGGGCCGGGGTTCCTCCGCGGGGAGTCTTACCGCTTACTCCCTACGAATCACGGATGTTGATCCGCTTAAGTATAACTTGCTCTTTGAACGTTTCTTAAATCCAGAACGGATCACGATGCCGGATATTGATATCGATTTTAGTGATGAACGCCGTGATGAGGTTATCGCTTATGTGGTGGAGAAATACGGCAAAGAACATGTGGCACAGATTATTACATTTGGAACCATGGCTGCACGGGCTGCGGTTCGTGATGTGGGCAGGGTGCTGAATTTACCTTATAACGAGGTAGACAAAGCTGCCAAGCTCATCCCAGGACAACTAGGCATCAGCCTCGCTAGAGCACTAGAGACTACTCCAGATCTTAAAGCGCTATATGACAGTAATCCGAAGATCAAGGGCTTGCTGGATATGGCAATGAAAGTGGAAGGAATGCCTCGTCATGCTTCGACACATGCTGCCGGGGTTGTCATTTCCAAAGGTCCGCTAACTGATGCTGTACCCCTCCAGGAAGGTAACGAAAGCACAGCTTTAACTCAGTACTCTATGGAGCATTTGGAGAGTGTCGGGCTGTTGAAGATGGATTTTCTGGGCTTGCGTACTTTGTCGATTATCGAACGCTGTATGAATTCGATTAAAGAAATGAGTGGCAGTGTTCCGAATTTCAAAACGATACCAGATCATGATCCCCTTACGTATGAAATGCTAGGTGCAGGGGAGACGACTGGGGTCTTCCAACTGGAATCGGCGGGTGTAAGACGTGTGCTGAAGGATTTGAAGCCTAATGGTTTTGAAGATATCGTATCGGTTCTAGCGCTGTATCGTCCGGGTCCAATGGAATTTATCCCGAAATATATAGCAGGAAAGCACGGCCAGATTGAAGTAGAGTACCCACATTCTGATTTGAAATCTATATTAGCGGATACCTATGGGATTATTGTGTACCAGGAACAGATTATGCAGATTGCTTCGCTTATGGCCGGATTCTCGCTTGGTGAAGCGGATCTGCTCCGGCGAGCGGTCTCTAAGAAGAAACGTGAGACGCTGGATAAGGAACGCAGCCATTTTGTACAGGGGAGCTTGCAGCAAGGATATAACGAAGCGGATGCGAATGCCGTTTATGATATGATTGTAAGGTTTGCCGATTATGGTTTCCCTCGTGCGCATGCGGCGGCTTATGGTGTGCTGGCTTTCCAGACGGCATATCTCAAGGCGCATTATCCGGTACAGTTTATGGCATCTATGCTGACGGCTGTAATGGGCACCCACCGTAAGGTGGCGGAGTATGTACTGGACTGCCGCCGCACGGGCATCGGCGTGTTACCGCCGGATGTGAACGAGAGCGGCGTGTTGTTTACCCCGGTTCCAGGGGAAGAAACGGGAACAGGGCATATCCGCTTTGGGCTCGCGGCGATTAAGAATGTCGGAACGTTAGCAGTGGAGAATATTATGTCGGTCCGTAAGGAGCGGCCGTTCGACAGTCTGCTCGATTTCTGTCGACGAGTCGATCTGCGGGTCTGCAACAAGCGGGTAGTGGAGTCTTTGCTGCAGGCAGGAGCTTTTGACTGTCTGCCGGGTCATAGAGCCCAGCTGCTCGCTATGCTGGACGAGACCGTTGACGCCGCGCTGAAATGGCGCAAGGAGCGGGATGAGCTGCAAATCCAGTTGTTCGACGATTTGGTGGAAACGCCAAACTGGGAGATTCGCTATCCGGATATCCCTAAGTTCACAGTAGGACAGCAGCTGGAGATGGAACGTGAGCTGCTGGGGCTGTATCTATCAGGTCACCCGCTCGACGATAGCGCTGAGCTGCTTGAGGAGCCCGGTATACAGCGGCTGATGGACCTCGGTGAAGCCGCAGATGAGAGTCAGACGGTTACGGCCGGCATGGTCGTATCCGTGAAGGAAATTACGACGAAGCAAGGAAAATCGATGGCCTTCATCGAATGGGAAGATCAGATCGAACGCTGCGAAGTCGTGCTCTTCCCCGAGGTGTGGAAGCGAAGCCGCAGCTTGATTGCCAAGGGCGCGCTGTTAGCCTTGCGCGCCAAGGTGCAGCAGGAGGACGAAGGCTTCAAGCTGCTGGCCGAGGAAGTGGCGCTGCTCTCCGCGGAGACACTCCGCGGCCTGCTGCAGCGCCGTAGTGCCGCCGCGTCCCGCTCTTATAGCGCGGGACGCTCGGCCTCAGCAGGAGCACCGCCGCGCGGCGGCGCTCCTGCTTCGCGGGCTAGCGGGGCCGCCACTGGCCCCGCGGGCAGACCTGCAGGCGGCGCAGCTGCGCCTGCAACACCTGCACCGGCCGCTGCGCAAGCGCCGGTCTCAGGCCAGCGTGTCTTTATCAAGATCACGCCGGCCGCCGAGAATGCTGCGCAGCTGTCGCGCTTGAAGGAGCTGCTGCAGAATCATCCAGGCCCAGTAGCGACGATTCTGTTCTACGAACGGGATCAGAAGCTCCTGGCCCTTAGCGATAACTACCGGATCAAACCTACTCAGGAGCTGTTCGCGGCTATCGAGTCTATGCTGGGAGCAGGTACCGTAAGAATAAAATAA
- a CDS encoding phosphatidylglycerophosphatase A family protein produces the protein MSYQMAVDLLERRGVSLSSIAEIVYILQSVYYPGLSKEECLSSVKSVLGKREVQYTLMTGIALDELAEKRLLPQPLQAVMEADESLYGADETLALGITGVYGMIGLTGFGYLDKIKLGIIGELNDDKGSIHVFLDDLVAGIAAAASARIAHRHEGAKVYPIVTDTE, from the coding sequence ATGTCCTATCAAATGGCAGTCGATCTGTTGGAACGTAGAGGCGTATCACTTTCTTCTATTGCTGAGATCGTATATATTTTACAATCTGTTTATTATCCCGGTTTATCCAAGGAAGAATGCCTTTCCAGTGTGAAATCTGTTCTGGGAAAAAGAGAAGTGCAGTACACGTTAATGACGGGGATCGCACTTGATGAACTGGCAGAAAAAAGACTGCTTCCGCAGCCGCTCCAGGCAGTTATGGAGGCGGATGAATCACTTTATGGTGCGGACGAGACTCTAGCCCTTGGTATCACAGGGGTATATGGGATGATCGGACTTACAGGATTTGGGTACTTGGACAAAATAAAGCTTGGAATCATCGGTGAATTGAACGATGATAAGGGGAGTATTCATGTGTTCTTGGATGACCTTGTGGCGGGTATCGCTGCAGCTGCTTCTGCTAGAATTGCTCATCGGCATGAAGGAGCAAAAGTATATCCTATAGTCACGGACACGGAATAA
- the accD gene encoding acetyl-CoA carboxylase, carboxyltransferase subunit beta: MFKDLFQKKRKYATIPSERLERSGEPAEGERPKREIPEGLMSKCNKCGTIQYSKELEKNLKVCPTCGHHLRLNAVERIAMTLDPEGFIEFDSEMYSIDPLKFPGYASKLEQQQLKSGQTDAVITGQGSIGGHSVIVAVMNFEFFSGSMGSVVGEKITRAIEEATEKQLPLLIFSTSGGARMQESILSLMQMAKTSAALARFNEVGGLYISIITDPTTGGVSASFASLGDIIIAEPGAVFGFAGRIVIEQTIRQKLPDDFQTAEFNLQHGLIDMVVHRKEMRATLTKILELHDVKGGF, from the coding sequence GTGTTCAAAGATTTATTTCAGAAGAAACGGAAGTACGCGACTATTCCTTCAGAACGTCTGGAGCGAAGCGGCGAGCCTGCAGAAGGCGAACGCCCCAAACGGGAAATTCCAGAAGGATTAATGAGTAAATGTAATAAATGCGGAACGATCCAGTATAGCAAGGAATTGGAAAAGAATCTAAAAGTATGTCCTACTTGTGGTCATCATTTGCGCTTGAATGCTGTTGAGCGTATTGCTATGACGTTAGACCCAGAGGGCTTTATTGAGTTTGACAGTGAAATGTATTCCATAGATCCGCTGAAATTCCCGGGTTATGCTTCTAAACTGGAGCAGCAGCAACTAAAATCGGGACAAACTGATGCCGTGATTACGGGACAGGGATCTATTGGCGGACATTCAGTGATCGTAGCTGTGATGAATTTCGAATTTTTCTCCGGCAGTATGGGATCTGTGGTAGGTGAGAAGATTACCCGGGCGATTGAAGAAGCCACGGAGAAGCAGCTTCCACTCCTTATTTTCTCTACTTCAGGCGGAGCGAGAATGCAGGAGAGTATTTTAAGCCTTATGCAAATGGCGAAGACCAGTGCAGCCCTTGCTCGTTTTAATGAGGTGGGCGGCCTTTATATTTCTATAATTACAGATCCGACAACCGGCGGAGTCTCTGCAAGTTTTGCTAGTCTTGGCGATATTATTATTGCAGAGCCTGGAGCGGTATTCGGTTTCGCAGGACGTATAGTCATTGAACAGACGATTCGCCAGAAGCTTCCGGATGATTTCCAGACAGCTGAATTTAATCTGCAGCATGGCTTGATTGATATGGTTGTGCACCGTAAAGAAATGCGCGCTACACTGACCAAAATTTTGGAATTGCATGATGTGAAAGGGGGATTTTAG
- a CDS encoding acetyl-CoA carboxylase carboxyltransferase subunit alpha, with product MAGELPFEMPLVEMRKKIAELKQFGEEKGIDFTDEVARLEERYRVLEEEVYSNISPSQKMHLARHQGRPTSLDLMGQIFTDFIELHGDRMFGDDLAIVGGIAKLNGVPVTVIGQQRGKDTKENILRFFGSAHPEGFRKALRLMQQADKFKRPIITFVDTKGAYPGNTAEERGQSEAIARNLREMSQFGVPVICVVIGEGGSGGALALAVGNRVLMLEHAIYSVISPNGAASILWKDASKADQAAEAMKITASDLLEMEVVEEIVPEPKGGAHRDYEATAAAIKDALWRHLQELISLNSAELKEDRYRKFRKIGEFAEAQQEQIFLEEEVESEV from the coding sequence TTGGCAGGAGAGTTGCCTTTTGAAATGCCTCTAGTTGAAATGCGCAAGAAAATTGCCGAGCTAAAGCAGTTTGGCGAAGAGAAGGGTATTGATTTTACGGATGAGGTAGCAAGGTTGGAAGAACGGTACCGTGTGCTTGAGGAGGAAGTGTATTCTAATATCTCTCCTTCTCAAAAAATGCATCTAGCCAGACATCAAGGTCGTCCGACTTCACTTGATCTTATGGGACAGATCTTCACAGATTTTATTGAGCTGCACGGAGATCGGATGTTTGGGGATGATCTAGCTATTGTAGGCGGTATCGCGAAGCTGAACGGCGTCCCGGTTACGGTCATTGGCCAGCAACGCGGTAAAGATACGAAAGAAAATATTTTACGCTTTTTCGGCAGCGCACACCCTGAAGGCTTCCGTAAAGCGCTACGTCTGATGCAGCAAGCGGACAAGTTCAAACGTCCCATTATTACCTTCGTGGATACGAAAGGCGCATATCCAGGCAATACAGCTGAGGAAAGAGGCCAGTCTGAAGCGATCGCGCGTAATTTGCGTGAAATGTCTCAGTTTGGTGTTCCTGTTATCTGTGTTGTCATCGGAGAAGGCGGAAGTGGCGGCGCACTAGCACTGGCAGTGGGTAACAGAGTGCTTATGCTGGAGCATGCCATCTATTCTGTAATATCTCCTAACGGGGCTGCTTCGATTCTATGGAAGGATGCTTCGAAGGCTGATCAAGCGGCGGAAGCCATGAAGATAACGGCATCTGATCTGCTTGAAATGGAAGTCGTTGAAGAGATTGTTCCTGAGCCAAAAGGTGGCGCACATCGTGATTACGAGGCTACAGCAGCTGCAATTAAGGATGCGTTATGGCGTCACTTGCAGGAGCTGATTTCTCTGAATAGTGCGGAGCTGAAAGAAGATCGTTACCGTAAATTCCGTAAAATCGGTGAGTTTGCTGAAGCCCAGCAGGAGCAGATTTTCCTTGAAGAAGAAGTGGAATCTGAAGTGTAA
- the pyk gene encoding pyruvate kinase has protein sequence MRKSKIVCTIGPASESLENIKKLILAGMNVARLNFSHGDFEEHGARIKTIRQASKELNKTVAILLDTKGPEIRTGKLEVEPIELVQDEYLTLTTEEILGTQERISITYSELPNDVQVGSTILIDDGLIGLTVVDIQGTEIKTRIVNGGTIKSKKGVNVPGVNISLPGITEKDTNDILFGIEQDIDFIAASFVRKASDVQEIRELLAKNNASHIQIISKIENQQGVDNLDEILEASDGLMVARGDLGVEIPAEDVPLAQKLMIQKCNVAGKPVITATQMLDSMQRNPRPTRAEASDVANAIFDGTDAIMLSGETAAGKYPVESVLTMSRIAEKAESALDHHEIFSKQQTAQETTVTEAISQSVAISALDLNAKAILSSTVTGHTARVVSKYRPKAPIIAVTTQERTMRQLSLVWGVTPVFGKVATSTDELLETAIQGGKDSGLVHAGDLVVITAGIPLGRSGSTNLVKVSTIE, from the coding sequence ATGCGGAAAAGTAAAATTGTATGTACGATCGGACCTGCGAGTGAATCGTTGGAGAATATCAAAAAATTGATTTTGGCTGGTATGAATGTGGCCCGTTTGAATTTCTCCCACGGCGATTTTGAAGAGCATGGTGCTCGGATTAAAACGATCCGTCAAGCATCTAAGGAACTGAACAAAACTGTTGCTATCCTGCTCGATACAAAAGGACCGGAGATTCGCACAGGCAAGTTGGAAGTAGAACCGATTGAACTAGTTCAGGACGAGTACCTGACACTAACTACGGAAGAAATCCTTGGCACCCAAGAACGTATTTCCATCACGTACAGCGAGCTTCCTAATGATGTTCAAGTAGGCTCCACTATCCTTATTGATGACGGTCTAATTGGTTTGACAGTTGTCGACATTCAAGGTACAGAAATCAAGACCCGTATTGTAAACGGTGGTACGATCAAGAGCAAAAAGGGCGTTAACGTACCAGGAGTAAACATCTCCTTGCCGGGTATTACGGAAAAAGACACCAACGATATTCTTTTCGGTATCGAACAGGACATCGATTTTATCGCCGCTTCCTTCGTTCGCAAAGCTAGCGACGTTCAGGAAATTCGTGAGCTGCTTGCGAAAAACAACGCTTCTCACATTCAAATCATTTCCAAAATCGAAAACCAACAAGGTGTTGACAACCTTGATGAAATTCTAGAAGCTTCCGACGGCCTGATGGTTGCTCGTGGTGACCTTGGTGTTGAAATCCCAGCTGAAGATGTACCTTTGGCTCAAAAATTGATGATTCAAAAATGTAACGTTGCTGGCAAACCAGTAATCACAGCTACACAAATGCTGGATTCTATGCAACGTAACCCACGTCCTACTCGCGCTGAAGCAAGTGACGTAGCAAACGCTATTTTCGACGGAACAGATGCAATCATGCTTTCCGGAGAAACTGCTGCTGGTAAATATCCAGTAGAATCCGTTCTTACAATGTCCCGTATTGCTGAGAAAGCGGAGTCCGCACTGGATCACCATGAAATTTTCTCGAAACAACAAACTGCACAAGAAACTACAGTTACAGAAGCGATCAGCCAATCCGTTGCAATTTCCGCTTTGGATCTGAACGCTAAGGCTATTCTTTCTTCGACGGTTACAGGTCATACTGCACGCGTTGTTTCCAAATACCGTCCTAAAGCACCAATCATTGCTGTTACGACACAAGAAAGAACTATGCGTCAATTGTCCCTCGTTTGGGGCGTAACACCAGTATTCGGTAAAGTAGCTACTTCCACAGATGAATTGCTTGAAACAGCAATCCAAGGTGGTAAGGATTCCGGTCTGGTTCATGCTGGCGACCTAGTTGTGATTACTGCAGGAATTCCACTTGGACGTTCCGGTTCCACTAACTTGGTAAAAGTAAGCACAATCGAGTAG
- a CDS encoding G1 family glutamic endopeptidase encodes MVNHPCLTDKSNASNKQSSAFGWSSKNWSGYTVTGRKGAFNRISGEWIVPYVKPTYKSTYSSAWIGIDGFKNSSLIQTGTGHEFVNGIARYYAWWEILPDAETVISFPVYPGDHMKGTITKISHTKWSITLRNLSRNWAFRTLQRYTGPQTSGEWIMEAPEVDGSIAKLARVCTTYFNCCRINGKRPRLTLSNGGIMVQNNITVAVPSSPSHRGDSFSVKRIN; translated from the coding sequence ATGGTAAATCATCCCTGTCTAACAGACAAGTCTAATGCGAGCAATAAACAGAGCTCAGCCTTCGGCTGGTCATCTAAGAACTGGAGTGGCTACACTGTTACTGGCAGAAAAGGCGCTTTCAACCGCATTTCCGGTGAATGGATCGTCCCATACGTTAAACCAACCTACAAATCCACCTATTCCTCTGCATGGATTGGCATCGACGGATTCAAGAACAGCAGCCTTATCCAGACGGGAACAGGTCATGAATTCGTAAATGGGATTGCCCGTTACTACGCCTGGTGGGAAATCCTGCCTGACGCTGAGACTGTAATCTCTTTTCCAGTATACCCGGGAGATCATATGAAGGGTACTATCACGAAAATAAGCCACACAAAATGGTCTATCACACTCCGAAATTTAAGCCGAAATTGGGCCTTCCGAACGCTCCAGCGGTATACCGGTCCACAAACGTCCGGCGAATGGATAATGGAGGCTCCCGAGGTCGATGGTTCCATCGCAAAGCTGGCCCGCGTCTGTACAACCTATTTCAATTGCTGTCGAATTAACGGAAAACGGCCTAGGTTAACTCTTTCTAACGGAGGGATCATGGTCCAGAATAACATCACCGTTGCGGTTCCTTCCAGTCCAAGCCATCGAGGGGACTCTTTTAGCGTCAAACGTATAAACTAA
- a CDS encoding MFS transporter, which produces MEKLSKLRGFYLFLGLAGGSFGSYLSLLLVHNGLNSGQIGILMATGTLIAITIQPMWGIISDRYNQTRLVLILSVAVPALLAVFYRSEYFIVLLLVYTCSTIFSSTQAPIADSYAISAANRAGATYGSIRLMMSIGAALGAYAGGVYVSTFSVSTIWLPFLFFNVIAVLIAFTLPKQAEENHMMRQSFTQGVRQLLGNRVFLAFLGGSFLVNQTMTAFGTYFVIAFQSVGGSTRYAGIALFLASVTNVPSMLFASKVIKKLGRERTLLLGALIYVLRWGIQVAFPYPSVMIGVQVLHGLSFGFFYIAAVEYVSQITSNEMQATGQSVFNMVFSGFAGIVGNLLNGFLLNQGGVEVMNLSCMLSSIAGAMLLFYVARSSRRKLSTTTLPSEGVQA; this is translated from the coding sequence ATGGAAAAACTATCGAAGCTGCGCGGCTTTTATCTATTCTTAGGATTGGCCGGAGGTTCATTTGGCTCCTATCTTTCGCTGCTCTTGGTCCACAATGGACTTAATAGCGGACAGATAGGTATACTAATGGCAACAGGTACGCTAATAGCGATCACCATTCAGCCGATGTGGGGGATTATCTCTGATCGGTATAATCAGACACGTTTAGTACTAATCCTAAGTGTGGCGGTTCCGGCTTTATTAGCCGTGTTTTATCGTTCGGAATATTTCATTGTGCTCCTTCTGGTGTATACGTGCTCAACGATCTTCTCTTCTACACAGGCTCCTATAGCCGATTCTTACGCGATCTCAGCGGCGAATAGAGCTGGGGCCACTTATGGTAGCATTCGGCTTATGATGAGCATTGGAGCGGCTCTGGGAGCTTATGCAGGGGGAGTGTATGTATCCACCTTCTCTGTATCCACGATATGGCTGCCTTTTCTCTTTTTTAATGTGATTGCGGTTCTTATTGCGTTTACATTGCCGAAGCAGGCGGAAGAGAATCATATGATGAGGCAATCGTTTACTCAGGGGGTAAGACAACTGCTGGGGAATCGGGTCTTCCTTGCTTTTTTGGGCGGCAGCTTTCTTGTGAATCAGACGATGACTGCCTTTGGTACATATTTTGTAATCGCTTTTCAATCGGTTGGAGGCTCCACTCGCTATGCAGGGATTGCTCTTTTTCTCGCATCGGTGACTAATGTACCCTCCATGCTGTTTGCTTCTAAGGTGATCAAGAAGCTAGGGCGTGAGCGTACCTTGCTCCTTGGGGCCCTTATTTATGTTTTGCGATGGGGTATTCAGGTTGCTTTTCCTTATCCATCAGTAATGATCGGTGTGCAGGTGCTGCACGGTCTTTCGTTTGGGTTCTTTTATATTGCTGCAGTCGAATATGTATCTCAGATCACTTCTAACGAGATGCAGGCCACTGGTCAAAGTGTATTTAATATGGTGTTCTCAGGTTTTGCTGGCATTGTCGGTAATTTACTGAATGGATTTTTGCTTAATCAAGGCGGGGTAGAAGTAATGAATCTGTCTTGTATGTTGAGCTCTATCGCAGGCGCAATGCTGCTGTTCTATGTTGCCAGAAGCTCTCGGCGCAAATTATCAACAACAACGTTACCTTCAGAAGGGGTTCAGGCTTAA
- a CDS encoding acyl-CoA thioesterase, whose protein sequence is MELERAGLPSRWYKSTLRVRYQESDQMGVVYHANYLNWFESGRTEMFRQVGFTYRELEKQGVLLPVTSADLQFKSPARYDDLITVYARMITFSALRVVFEYQVRRLSEEEGRNSEDLVATLGELRSMDPPGELLVTGTTSHVWVNREWRPARLDRALPELFHAIKEALREEGSSV, encoded by the coding sequence ATGGAATTAGAGCGAGCTGGCTTACCCAGCCGATGGTATAAGTCGACCTTGCGTGTTCGATATCAGGAAAGTGATCAGATGGGCGTTGTGTATCATGCGAATTATTTGAACTGGTTTGAGTCCGGTCGTACAGAGATGTTCCGTCAGGTTGGTTTTACTTATCGTGAACTTGAGAAACAAGGTGTCTTACTTCCTGTCACTTCAGCAGATTTGCAATTTAAAAGTCCGGCGCGATATGATGATCTTATCACCGTGTATGCGCGAATGATTACTTTCTCAGCGTTAAGAGTCGTATTTGAGTATCAAGTGCGGAGACTTTCGGAAGAAGAAGGTAGAAATTCAGAAGATTTAGTAGCTACTTTAGGGGAGTTGCGGTCGATGGATCCACCTGGGGAGCTGTTAGTTACCGGCACGACAAGTCATGTTTGGGTGAACCGGGAATGGAGGCCTGCCAGGCTGGATAGAGCCCTTCCAGAGCTCTTTCACGCAATAAAAGAGGCGCTGCGGGAAGAAGGGAGTTCAGTATGA
- a CDS encoding FxsA family protein — protein sequence MIRSKWLWAGLFIIPAVELFGFIYVADQLGAFKTLLLMLTTSVIGLLMMRFEGKKVLQDSKTHMQEGRVPGRTMLDGLCIFFGGLLLILPGFVTDIVGFTLVFPLTRPLYRIFLLKWIEKKMKNGTFTFYRR from the coding sequence ATGATTAGAAGCAAATGGTTATGGGCTGGACTATTTATTATTCCTGCTGTGGAATTATTCGGTTTTATCTACGTAGCAGATCAACTTGGAGCATTCAAAACACTGCTGCTTATGCTGACCACTTCGGTAATCGGCCTGCTAATGATGCGTTTTGAAGGTAAGAAGGTGCTTCAGGATAGCAAAACACATATGCAGGAGGGCCGTGTTCCTGGTCGGACGATGCTGGACGGCTTATGTATTTTTTTTGGAGGATTGCTGCTGATATTGCCGGGCTTCGTAACCGATATTGTCGGGTTCACGCTAGTTTTTCCATTGACTCGGCCTTTGTACCGTATATTTTTGCTGAAGTGGATTGAGAAGAAGATGAAGAATGGCACCTTCACCTTTTACCGTCGTTAG